A portion of the Candidatus Poribacteria bacterium genome contains these proteins:
- a CDS encoding vitamin B12-dependent ribonucleotide reductase — MTVDNPKGVDEGTTSGGDRMGLTFTPYFTTPGVHPYDLLEWERRDAVIYNEKGDVIFKQDQVEVPVDWTQLATDIAASKYFRKAGVPGVESEDSVRQLVTRVARTLRRAGEEIGGYFASSEDAQAFEMELTHILVTQRGAFNSPVWFNCGLWHEYNIEGGGGNYYWDRDVEKVEVTTNAYQHPQNSACFIQSVDDSLDSMLELQKAEVRLFKYGSGTGSNFSKVRAKGELLSGGGESSGVLSFLEGFDRWAGSIKSGGTTRRAAKMVILDMDHPEIADYIDWKLKEEDKAKALIAAGYPADFNGEAYSTISGQNSNNSVRIPDDFMNAYLQGDSWKTTYRTSGEVADEYDARTLMEKIAYAAWACADPGVQFDSTIQKWHTCKNTGPINASNPCSEYLFLDDSACNLASINLAKFLKDDNNFDIDAFRATVRIFATAMEIIVDLSSYPTGNIARRSHDYRPLGLGYANLGALLMRLGIPYDSEQAFAYAGAITAILSGHGYHTSAEIAESIGAFNGYAKNEGSMLDVMRLHRDAAYSIDPAACPSDLLDAAKADWDRCLEKGEQTGYRNSQISVIAPTGTISFLMDCDTTGIEPEFALVKFKKLAGGGYMKIVNQSVRDALQNLDYTLQQTEAIITYIVGTGTFEGTPHINLDTLKRKGFTQEDIARVAEILPSAFDLNLAFAPGFLGEECLERLGITEEEAADPSFDLLSTLGFDEDEISMAEEVICGTGTVEGAPHLSPMHYPVFDCAVQCGKHGTRYINHMGPLKMMAAVQPFISGAISKTVNVPHDAKVEDIKTLYVEAWRRGVKCLAVYRDGSKGSQPLSTRSQQDAESETDEAIADTAVERPIRKRLSDTRPSLTHKFSVGGHEGYIHVGFYEDGSPGEVFLRMSKEGTAVSGLMDSVAVLTSIALQYGVPLESLVNKFSHVRFEPSGFTANPDIPMAKSIIDYVFRWLGIRFLSQEPQESSDIQAFDEEMVPPEELHPYGHGSNGETDSWVAHEKQVVLQHADAPPCLECGALMMRSGVCYRCTNCGATSGCS, encoded by the coding sequence ATGACGGTTGATAATCCGAAAGGGGTTGATGAAGGGACAACCTCCGGAGGTGATCGGATGGGACTCACTTTCACACCCTATTTTACCACGCCCGGCGTTCATCCTTATGATTTGTTGGAGTGGGAACGCCGCGACGCGGTCATTTACAATGAGAAGGGTGATGTCATCTTTAAACAGGACCAGGTTGAAGTGCCAGTGGACTGGACGCAACTCGCAACGGATATTGCGGCATCAAAATATTTCCGTAAGGCTGGGGTCCCCGGTGTAGAATCAGAGGATAGCGTTCGTCAGTTGGTTACCCGTGTTGCGCGTACGCTGCGTCGCGCGGGAGAAGAAATTGGTGGCTATTTCGCAAGCTCCGAAGACGCGCAGGCGTTTGAGATGGAATTGACGCATATCCTCGTCACGCAGCGCGGTGCCTTCAACTCGCCTGTCTGGTTTAACTGCGGCTTGTGGCACGAATATAATATTGAGGGAGGCGGTGGTAACTACTATTGGGACCGGGACGTAGAAAAAGTCGAGGTCACTACCAATGCGTATCAACATCCGCAAAATTCCGCCTGCTTCATTCAAAGCGTTGACGATTCCTTGGACTCTATGCTTGAGCTTCAGAAGGCTGAAGTGCGACTCTTTAAATACGGGAGTGGCACCGGTTCTAACTTCAGTAAAGTTCGTGCAAAGGGAGAACTCCTCTCTGGCGGCGGTGAGAGTTCAGGGGTACTTTCCTTCCTTGAAGGTTTTGATCGGTGGGCAGGCAGTATCAAATCCGGTGGCACCACGAGGCGAGCAGCCAAAATGGTTATCCTTGATATGGATCACCCAGAGATCGCCGACTACATTGATTGGAAGTTGAAGGAAGAGGATAAAGCGAAGGCACTTATTGCCGCGGGATATCCTGCGGACTTCAACGGTGAGGCGTACAGCACAATCAGTGGGCAGAATAGTAATAACTCTGTCCGGATTCCTGATGACTTCATGAATGCCTACCTACAGGGAGACTCTTGGAAGACCACGTATCGAACGAGTGGCGAAGTCGCCGATGAGTATGATGCCAGAACACTGATGGAGAAAATCGCCTATGCCGCATGGGCATGCGCGGATCCCGGTGTTCAATTTGATAGCACGATTCAGAAGTGGCATACGTGTAAAAACACGGGTCCGATTAATGCGAGTAACCCGTGTAGTGAATACCTCTTCTTAGACGATTCTGCCTGCAACCTCGCAAGCATTAACCTCGCCAAATTCTTGAAAGATGATAACAACTTTGATATTGATGCCTTTCGCGCCACTGTTCGGATATTTGCCACTGCGATGGAAATCATAGTGGATCTCTCTTCTTATCCAACAGGCAATATAGCGAGACGTTCTCACGACTATCGTCCGCTTGGACTCGGTTATGCTAATTTGGGTGCACTCTTGATGCGTTTAGGTATCCCTTACGACAGCGAACAGGCGTTTGCTTATGCGGGTGCTATTACTGCTATTCTGAGCGGGCACGGATATCACACAAGTGCGGAGATCGCTGAGAGCATCGGGGCTTTTAATGGCTACGCGAAAAATGAGGGCTCGATGTTGGACGTTATGCGGCTGCACCGCGATGCTGCCTACAGCATTGATCCAGCGGCGTGTCCGTCCGACCTGTTAGACGCGGCAAAGGCGGATTGGGATCGTTGTCTTGAGAAAGGTGAACAGACGGGGTATCGAAATTCCCAAATTAGTGTCATCGCACCAACGGGAACGATTTCCTTCTTGATGGATTGTGATACAACGGGAATCGAACCAGAGTTTGCCCTTGTCAAATTCAAGAAGTTGGCTGGCGGCGGATACATGAAGATTGTCAACCAGAGTGTTCGCGATGCCCTGCAAAACTTGGATTACACGCTTCAGCAGACTGAGGCAATTATTACGTACATTGTTGGGACGGGTACTTTTGAAGGAACACCACATATTAACCTGGACACGTTGAAGAGGAAAGGTTTCACACAGGAAGATATCGCTCGTGTTGCGGAGATACTACCGAGTGCATTTGACTTAAATCTCGCCTTTGCCCCCGGTTTCCTCGGTGAAGAGTGTCTTGAGCGGTTAGGCATAACTGAAGAGGAAGCAGCGGATCCGAGTTTTGACCTTCTTTCTACACTCGGATTTGACGAAGATGAGATTAGTATGGCTGAAGAGGTTATCTGTGGAACAGGCACCGTTGAGGGCGCCCCCCATCTTTCACCGATGCACTATCCTGTTTTCGATTGCGCTGTCCAGTGTGGTAAGCACGGAACTCGTTATATAAACCACATGGGACCATTGAAAATGATGGCAGCTGTGCAACCCTTTATCTCTGGTGCTATCTCCAAGACCGTTAACGTCCCGCACGACGCAAAGGTAGAGGACATCAAGACTTTATACGTGGAAGCGTGGCGGCGTGGGGTCAAATGCCTCGCCGTTTATCGGGACGGCAGCAAAGGCAGCCAACCGCTTTCAACTCGAAGCCAACAGGATGCGGAAAGTGAAACCGATGAGGCTATTGCTGATACTGCTGTTGAACGTCCGATCAGGAAGCGTCTCTCAGACACGCGTCCTTCTCTTACACATAAATTTAGCGTTGGTGGTCATGAGGGTTATATTCATGTTGGCTTTTATGAGGACGGTAGTCCCGGAGAAGTCTTCCTCCGTATGAGCAAAGAAGGCACAGCTGTTTCTGGGCTGATGGATTCTGTTGCGGTCCTCACCTCTATTGCATTGCAGTACGGTGTCCCGTTAGAATCGCTCGTCAATAAGTTCAGTCATGTCCGCTTTGAACCGTCAGGCTTTACGGCTAACCCTGATATTCCGATGGCGAAGTCGATTATAGATTACGTTTTCCGGTGGCTCGGCATACGGTTTCTCTCCCAAGAACCACAGGAAAGCTCCGACATACAGGCTTTTGATGAAGAGATGGTGCCACCAGAGGAACTCCATCCGTATGGACATGGAAGTAACGGAGAAACCGATTCTTGGGTGGCTCATGAGAAGCAGGTTGTGCTACAGCATGCGGATGCACCACCGTGTCTTGAGTGTGGTGCACTTATGATGAGAAGCGGAGTCTGCTATCGCTGCACGAACTGTGGCGCGACGAGTGGATGTTCCTAA
- a CDS encoding hydantoinase B/oxoprolinase family protein, with protein MNTDPIKLELYKNMLTSVAEEMGVTLQRTAFSPNIKERLDFSCAVFDGTGKMVAQAAHIPVHLGSMPLSVLAAIAHTEMAPGDMIALNDPYRGGTHLPDITLVAPVFSNRNGNESKNKPVFFVANRAHHADVGGMTPGSMPIATSVIQEGIRIPPVKLIRGGELDTDLWELILANVRTPEERRGDMEAQLAANRVGERRLQEMVAKYGSTEITAYMQELCAYASRMVRARLREIPDGRYTYTDVLDNDGITNEPIEIHVAIEIENDTALVDFTGTAEQARGSVNAIYAITLSAVFYTFRCIAGADVPANAGCLEPIQVIAPKGTVVNAKFPAAVAGGNVETSQRIVDVLLGALAQACPDQIPAASSGTMNNLTIGGYDASRGKDFTYYETIAGGMGARPNRDGIDAIHTHMTNTMNTPIEAIETNYPMQVTTYSIRRGTGGTGKFQGGAGVIRGLRLLTDAEVTILSERRTRGPYGLQGGESGQPGRNVLISGEEEHPLAGKVSVSTSEGDVIRIETPGGGGFSS; from the coding sequence ATGAACACAGATCCTATCAAATTAGAACTATACAAAAATATGCTGACCTCGGTTGCCGAGGAGATGGGCGTAACGTTACAACGCACAGCATTCTCACCGAACATCAAAGAACGACTCGATTTCTCGTGTGCCGTGTTCGATGGCACCGGCAAAATGGTTGCACAAGCCGCACACATTCCCGTTCATCTCGGCTCCATGCCGCTTTCGGTACTTGCAGCTATTGCTCATACCGAAATGGCACCCGGTGATATGATCGCGCTTAATGACCCCTATCGCGGCGGCACCCACCTGCCCGACATCACACTCGTCGCGCCTGTCTTCTCAAATCGAAATGGGAACGAATCGAAAAATAAACCCGTCTTTTTCGTCGCAAACCGTGCACACCACGCAGACGTAGGCGGGATGACACCCGGGTCAATGCCGATTGCAACAAGCGTAATTCAGGAAGGCATTCGGATTCCACCTGTCAAACTCATCCGAGGTGGAGAACTCGACACCGATCTCTGGGAACTAATTCTTGCGAATGTACGCACACCGGAAGAGCGCCGCGGCGATATGGAAGCACAACTCGCCGCGAACCGCGTCGGCGAACGTCGATTACAGGAGATGGTAGCCAAATACGGCTCGACAGAAATTACAGCATATATGCAGGAACTGTGCGCGTACGCAAGTCGGATGGTCCGGGCACGCCTCCGAGAAATCCCAGATGGACGCTACACATACACCGATGTGCTTGATAACGACGGTATCACCAACGAACCTATTGAAATACATGTCGCGATTGAGATTGAAAATGACACGGCATTAGTTGATTTTACTGGAACGGCAGAACAAGCACGAGGCTCAGTTAACGCGATTTACGCGATCACCCTCTCCGCGGTCTTTTATACCTTCCGATGTATCGCAGGGGCAGACGTTCCTGCCAATGCCGGATGTCTGGAACCAATTCAGGTTATTGCGCCAAAAGGGACGGTTGTGAACGCGAAGTTTCCAGCAGCAGTTGCGGGAGGCAACGTCGAGACATCACAGCGTATTGTTGACGTACTGCTCGGCGCATTGGCACAAGCCTGTCCAGATCAGATCCCCGCTGCCAGTTCCGGTACGATGAATAACCTCACAATCGGCGGCTATGATGCCTCACGTGGCAAGGACTTCACCTACTACGAAACTATCGCGGGTGGGATGGGCGCACGTCCAAACCGAGATGGTATTGATGCCATCCACACCCACATGACCAACACAATGAACACCCCTATAGAGGCGATTGAAACGAACTACCCCATGCAAGTAACGACATACTCAATCAGACGTGGGACAGGCGGCACGGGGAAATTTCAAGGGGGTGCAGGTGTTATTCGAGGTCTGAGGCTCCTGACAGATGCGGAGGTTACGATCCTTTCAGAACGGAGAACGCGAGGTCCCTACGGCTTGCAAGGCGGGGAATCGGGACAGCCAGGGCGTAACGTCTTAATTTCTGGCGAAGAAGAACATCCGTTAGCAGGCAAGGTCTCCGTTTCTACGAGCGAAGGCGACGTTATTCGCATAGAGACACCCGGTGGTGGCGGATTTTCGTCTTAG
- a CDS encoding Gfo/Idh/MocA family oxidoreductase yields MKKVNIALIGAGGMANGVHYPSLRECEDVNLVGLCDLVPSKLQATAERFEIERTFTNYQEMLEKTSPDAVYILMPPQHLFPLAIHCLSQGHHVFIEKPPGVTLHQTKEMALAGEKNDCKTMVGFNRRFIPLLQKVKAIVEERGPIIQCMSTFHKNTPNALYYDGVIDVLTCDAIHAVDALRWLGGGEVKAVASDINSFYSERENSFNALVKFTSGASGYLCTNWAVGGRIHTFEMHAREISAYINPDAGGRAVLHTPEGTTEITPEDAAESDASHKAYGFYGESRHFVDCIQQDQQPLTCFADAVKTMELVSAIYRSRIDT; encoded by the coding sequence ATGAAAAAAGTCAATATTGCTCTAATTGGCGCGGGTGGGATGGCAAACGGTGTCCATTATCCATCGCTCAGAGAGTGTGAAGATGTAAATCTTGTTGGACTGTGTGATCTGGTTCCATCAAAACTGCAGGCAACAGCCGAACGGTTTGAGATTGAACGGACTTTTACCAACTACCAAGAAATGCTTGAGAAGACGAGTCCGGATGCTGTATATATTTTGATGCCGCCGCAACACCTGTTTCCACTTGCTATTCACTGCCTTTCGCAGGGGCATCATGTTTTTATTGAGAAACCACCGGGTGTTACGCTCCATCAGACAAAAGAGATGGCACTCGCTGGAGAAAAGAACGATTGTAAGACAATGGTGGGTTTCAATCGTCGGTTTATTCCACTCTTGCAAAAAGTTAAGGCAATCGTTGAGGAACGCGGACCAATTATCCAATGCATGTCAACTTTCCATAAGAACACGCCAAACGCTCTCTACTACGACGGTGTGATAGACGTTTTAACTTGCGACGCAATTCACGCTGTAGATGCGCTTAGGTGGCTTGGCGGAGGCGAGGTGAAAGCCGTTGCAAGCGACATCAATAGTTTCTATTCCGAGCGTGAGAACAGTTTCAACGCCCTCGTCAAGTTTACGAGTGGTGCTTCTGGGTATCTTTGCACGAATTGGGCTGTCGGTGGACGTATCCATACGTTTGAGATGCACGCGCGTGAGATTTCCGCCTATATCAATCCCGACGCTGGGGGGCGTGCCGTACTCCACACGCCCGAAGGTACGACTGAGATTACGCCTGAGGATGCCGCGGAGTCTGATGCCTCACACAAGGCTTACGGGTTTTATGGTGAGAGTCGGCATTTCGTTGATTGTATCCAGCAGGATCAGCAGCCGTTAACCTGTTTTGCAGATGCGGTCAAGACAATGGAGCTTGTATCGGCTATCTATCGGAGTCGAATAGATACCTAA
- the rsmH gene encoding 16S rRNA (cytosine(1402)-N(4))-methyltransferase RsmH: protein MNTQHIPVLCDKVIEFLKPKPDGVYIDGTVGLGGHSATILETSAPDGRVIGIDLDLEALAIAEDKLRAFGGRCSLVSGNFAEMDVLLKRHSVHAVDGILLDLGVSSLQLDTPHRGFSFSHTGPLDMRMNPREVSGREPEASLTAMEVVNHSPMNVLVDIFKRYGEERFAKRIAGQVVRARQQRPITTTTQFAEIVKQAVPRKTSKIHPATRVFQALRVHVNAELENLEVGLDAAVSLLKSGGCLCVITFHSLEDRIVKHRFRTWAKTCICPPKTPVCICEHNLSVEILTKRPVLPNETEIQQNPRARSAKLRAVRKL, encoded by the coding sequence ATGAACACGCAACACATACCAGTCTTATGTGATAAAGTGATTGAGTTTCTCAAACCAAAACCGGATGGTGTTTATATAGATGGGACTGTCGGTTTAGGGGGGCATAGTGCTACTATCCTTGAAACCTCCGCACCGGATGGGCGTGTGATCGGAATTGATTTAGACCTTGAGGCTCTCGCTATAGCGGAAGATAAGTTACGCGCCTTCGGGGGGCGATGCTCCCTTGTTAGTGGCAATTTTGCTGAGATGGATGTCTTACTGAAGAGACATTCGGTTCATGCTGTAGACGGTATTCTGCTTGACTTGGGGGTGTCGTCTTTACAACTGGATACACCCCATCGAGGGTTTAGTTTTAGCCATACCGGCCCTTTGGATATGCGTATGAATCCGAGGGAAGTGTCGGGTCGCGAACCGGAAGCCTCTCTGACAGCGATGGAGGTCGTCAACCATAGTCCGATGAATGTTCTCGTTGATATCTTTAAGCGATATGGTGAGGAACGATTTGCGAAACGGATTGCTGGTCAGGTTGTTCGCGCGAGACAACAGCGACCGATAACGACGACAACACAGTTCGCAGAAATTGTCAAGCAAGCCGTCCCGCGAAAGACATCCAAAATCCATCCGGCGACTCGTGTTTTTCAAGCACTGCGGGTTCATGTCAACGCTGAGTTGGAGAACCTTGAGGTAGGTTTAGATGCCGCAGTATCGCTTTTGAAATCGGGGGGTTGTTTGTGTGTGATCACGTTTCATTCGCTTGAGGATAGGATCGTCAAACATCGCTTTCGGACATGGGCGAAGACGTGTATTTGTCCACCCAAAACCCCTGTCTGTATTTGTGAACATAATCTGTCGGTGGAGATTCTCACAAAGCGTCCGGTGCTACCAAATGAGACCGAAATTCAACAAAACCCGCGGGCGCGAAGTGCTAAATTGCGCGCGGTTCGCAAATTATAG
- a CDS encoding cell division protein FtsL, which translates to MQTPRHYSTRITETEDAKPKKKFPLVYIVLVLSFCTFAGSIWFSSYAKKVALQRQPVYERQKHQVQDEIHRLELEESTLTSIQRVRQIATELGMVEPTETSQVLWDK; encoded by the coding sequence ATGCAGACACCACGTCACTATTCAACACGTATCACGGAAACAGAAGATGCCAAACCGAAAAAGAAATTCCCGTTAGTTTATATCGTTTTGGTATTGTCTTTCTGTACCTTCGCTGGTAGCATCTGGTTTTCATCTTACGCTAAGAAAGTTGCTTTACAACGGCAGCCTGTCTATGAAAGACAGAAGCATCAAGTTCAGGACGAAATTCACCGACTTGAATTGGAAGAATCGACGTTAACCAGCATTCAAAGGGTTCGGCAAATCGCGACTGAACTTGGAATGGTTGAACCGACTGAAACCTCGCAGGTTCTCTGGGACAAATAG
- a CDS encoding penicillin-binding protein 2 — protein sequence MKNNSHLSIRRLVFILIMLQVGFLLLVGKLFKVQISDNAAREETAGRTWLSPRTSAIKRGKILDRHGNVLALSRHSLSVYADPTYMKVDPSEAARRLAPVLEVSESELLTQLRRKDKRFVWLKKDMSYERIDELRAIEKDIQGIKHEVEQKRTYPKGKLASQVIGHINDQNMGEGVEYQYNNYLLSARERQAARRAEAARNEPVNLLTDGNSTDDYGYSVVLTLDEYIQYTAEKELAAACQEWNSPRGTVIVLASKTAEILALASYPTYDLNNYAHENEEAKRNLGVWFAYEPGSIFKIVASSAVLNEGIMTSESTVFCENGRYRLSNGRIIRDVSGKGWLTLEQVLHKSSNIGMIKVVKQLGHEDFSTYIERYGFGKMTGVDLPYEHSGSLDAVKRWDTHSLGAVPFGQGVMVTPLQMVSALNVIANGGTLLRPYITREIRDNSGKLVERKYPIEVRQVIRPMVAKQMTDILVGVVEGGSGRRARVEGYHVAGKTGTAQKAEKNGKGYLGKEIMSFMGFLPAENPMVSIIVMLDEPTGARFSGQIAGPLFQKVAAQTMQYLKQTEFFGPELQKTPKYTPAITKQTPTQRFTVKGEGL from the coding sequence ATGAAAAACAATTCGCACTTATCTATTCGCCGCCTTGTTTTTATACTTATTATGCTACAGGTGGGATTCTTATTGCTGGTTGGTAAACTCTTCAAAGTGCAGATTTCTGACAATGCAGCGCGTGAGGAAACAGCTGGTCGCACTTGGCTTTCTCCGCGCACGTCCGCGATAAAGCGGGGCAAGATTTTAGATCGACACGGAAACGTTTTAGCCTTAAGTCGCCACAGTCTCTCTGTCTACGCTGATCCTACATATATGAAAGTGGATCCGAGTGAGGCTGCCCGCAGACTCGCACCAGTTTTGGAGGTCTCCGAATCTGAGTTGCTTACCCAACTCCGCCGTAAGGATAAGCGGTTTGTGTGGCTTAAGAAAGATATGAGTTATGAACGGATTGATGAACTTCGCGCAATTGAGAAGGACATTCAAGGCATAAAGCACGAGGTTGAACAAAAACGCACCTACCCGAAAGGGAAACTCGCTTCCCAGGTCATTGGGCATATCAATGACCAGAATATGGGTGAGGGAGTTGAGTATCAGTACAACAATTACCTCTTGAGTGCGAGGGAGCGACAAGCCGCGCGACGGGCGGAAGCTGCGCGCAACGAACCGGTAAATTTACTGACTGACGGGAACTCCACCGATGATTACGGATACAGCGTCGTTCTAACACTTGATGAATACATTCAGTACACCGCCGAGAAAGAGTTAGCAGCAGCTTGCCAAGAGTGGAACTCACCACGGGGCACAGTCATCGTCTTAGCATCAAAGACGGCGGAGATATTAGCACTCGCAAGTTATCCCACGTACGATTTGAATAATTACGCGCACGAAAATGAGGAGGCGAAAAGAAATCTCGGTGTTTGGTTTGCGTATGAACCTGGTTCAATTTTTAAAATTGTTGCATCTTCGGCTGTACTGAACGAAGGGATTATGACCTCTGAGTCAACGGTTTTTTGTGAAAATGGCAGGTATCGCCTCTCAAACGGTAGGATCATTCGCGACGTTTCAGGGAAAGGGTGGCTTACGCTGGAACAGGTACTTCACAAGTCCAGCAATATCGGTATGATTAAGGTCGTGAAGCAGTTGGGACATGAAGATTTCAGTACTTATATTGAAAGGTACGGCTTTGGAAAAATGACGGGTGTGGATCTGCCTTATGAGCACAGTGGAAGTCTTGATGCGGTGAAGCGTTGGGATACCCATTCTCTCGGTGCCGTGCCTTTTGGACAAGGCGTTATGGTAACACCGCTTCAGATGGTAAGTGCGTTAAACGTCATTGCAAATGGTGGTACGCTCCTTCGTCCATATATTACACGAGAAATCCGGGACAATAGTGGGAAGCTCGTTGAAAGGAAATATCCCATTGAAGTCCGACAGGTGATTCGCCCGATGGTAGCGAAACAGATGACAGACATACTTGTTGGTGTCGTTGAAGGCGGTAGTGGTCGACGTGCCCGTGTTGAAGGCTATCACGTAGCTGGAAAGACAGGGACCGCCCAAAAGGCTGAAAAAAATGGTAAGGGCTACCTTGGAAAAGAGATTATGTCCTTTATGGGATTCCTACCAGCAGAAAATCCTATGGTGTCAATAATTGTCATGCTTGATGAGCCAACAGGGGCTCGCTTCAGTGGGCAAATCGCCGGACCACTTTTTCAGAAGGTTGCTGCTCAAACGATGCAATACTTAAAACAGACCGAGTTTTTCGGACCCGAACTTCAAAAAACACCCAAATACACACCTGCTATAACAAAACAGACACCGACACAACGCTTTACTGTGAAAGGAGAGGGGCTGTGA
- a CDS encoding UDP-N-acetylmuramoyl-L-alanyl-D-glutamate--2,6-diaminopimelate ligase codes for MRLHALLHGLNITASTGSLDVDITGIASDNREVKPGNIFVCYQGISVDSHGFIPDALQKGAAAVIGEKPVAALGVPAKSIIYVQVPNGRRAMSLFAANWHGNPAQHLKLMGITGTNGKTSTAHLIHAILKASGQKTALIGTVGHRYTNNQGEEETLPAALTTPDAFALHALFKQFKENGVKYVTMETSSQGLALQRLAGLTFDTAVFTNFTQDHLDYHQTMEVYLKAKLMLFEQLGEASFAILNGDSPVAERIAQVCLDSEFLMYGFGENADLHAEDIRYSHNRLTFTAVTPSGRIPAKLQLLGDYNLYNALAAIAVGLRYDCPISAIQEGLAATVVPGRFELIDRGQDFAVIVDYAHTPDGLENVLTAAKRVAKRDLICVFGCGGDRDNGKRPKMGNISAQIADYSVITSDNPRTEDPDEIIAQIVSNLPHDTKYVCISERREAIHHAITTAQSGDVVVIAGKGHEDYQEIHGERFPFDDRVVASEILESF; via the coding sequence GTGAGGCTTCATGCGCTGCTCCACGGACTGAACATTACTGCCAGTACTGGATCATTGGATGTTGATATCACCGGTATTGCCAGTGACAATCGGGAAGTCAAGCCTGGTAATATTTTTGTCTGTTACCAAGGCATCAGTGTGGACAGTCATGGTTTCATTCCAGATGCCCTTCAAAAGGGAGCAGCAGCTGTCATCGGTGAAAAGCCGGTGGCGGCTTTAGGGGTGCCAGCAAAGTCGATTATTTACGTCCAGGTCCCCAACGGACGACGTGCAATGTCTTTGTTCGCTGCCAATTGGCACGGCAACCCTGCCCAACACCTTAAACTCATGGGTATTACAGGTACCAACGGTAAAACCTCTACAGCACATCTCATACATGCCATACTCAAGGCGAGTGGACAGAAAACGGCACTCATTGGCACCGTTGGACACCGATACACGAACAACCAAGGCGAAGAAGAAACACTCCCAGCCGCCCTCACAACCCCTGATGCATTCGCCCTTCATGCTCTCTTCAAGCAGTTTAAAGAAAACGGCGTGAAATATGTCACAATGGAAACCTCGTCGCAGGGACTGGCGTTGCAACGACTGGCGGGACTTACCTTCGATACCGCTGTCTTTACCAATTTTACCCAAGATCACCTTGATTATCATCAGACGATGGAAGTGTACTTAAAAGCGAAGCTAATGCTGTTTGAACAGCTTGGTGAAGCGAGTTTTGCAATTTTAAACGGCGATTCGCCTGTCGCGGAACGTATTGCCCAGGTCTGCTTGGACTCAGAATTTTTGATGTATGGATTCGGCGAAAACGCTGATCTACATGCTGAAGATATTCGGTATTCTCATAATCGGTTGACATTTACGGCGGTTACGCCAAGCGGTAGGATTCCTGCGAAGTTGCAATTGCTCGGAGACTATAACCTTTACAATGCCCTTGCTGCCATTGCCGTTGGACTCCGTTACGATTGTCCTATTTCAGCAATTCAGGAAGGTCTCGCCGCCACTGTAGTCCCTGGGCGGTTTGAACTCATTGACCGAGGACAGGATTTTGCCGTTATTGTTGATTATGCGCATACGCCGGACGGCTTAGAAAATGTACTGACTGCCGCGAAGCGCGTCGCTAAACGAGATCTGATTTGTGTTTTTGGGTGCGGAGGGGACCGCGACAACGGGAAACGCCCCAAAATGGGAAATATTTCTGCCCAAATTGCAGATTACAGTGTGATTACTTCCGATAATCCGCGTACTGAAGACCCAGATGAAATCATCGCGCAAATTGTGTCAAATTTACCACATGATACCAAATATGTGTGTATTTCAGAGAGACGCGAGGCAATCCACCACGCAATCACCACAGCGCAATCTGGAGATGTCGTTGTCATTGCAGGCAAAGGGCATGAAGATTATCAAGAGATCCACGGTGAAAGATTTCCGTTTGACGATAGAGTTGTCGCTTCAGAGATTCTGGAGTCCTTTTAA